Proteins encoded in a region of the Acipenser ruthenus chromosome 11, fAciRut3.2 maternal haplotype, whole genome shotgun sequence genome:
- the LOC131739363 gene encoding dynein light chain 1, cytoplasmic encodes MSDRKAVIKNADMSEEMQQDAVECATQALEKYNIEKDIAAYIKKEFDKKYNPTWHCIVGRNFGSYVTHETKHFIYFYLGQVAILLFKSG; translated from the exons ATGTCTGACAGAAAAGCCGTCATTAAAAACGCCGATATGTCGGAGGAGATGCAGCAGGACGCGGTGGAGTGCGCCACGCAGGCGCTGGAGAAATACAACATCGAGAAAGACATCGCTGCCTACATCAAGAAG GAGTTTGACAAAAAGTACAACCCCACTTGGCATTGCATTGTGGGCAGGAATTTTGGCAGCTACGTGACTCATGAGACGAAGCATTTCATTTACTTCTACCTGGGGCAGGTGGCCATCCTGCTTTTCAAATCCGGATAA
- the LOC117427745 gene encoding sin3 histone deacetylase corepressor complex component SDS3 produces the protein MTSTLLSPVVDYYNDEEELDSVDEDDDRSYRGRDSEEDTEDASETDLAKQDEDDYVEIKEQMYQDKLASLKRQLAQLQEGTLQEYQKRMKKLDQQYKERLRNADLFLQLETEQVERNYIKEKKAAVKEFEDKKIELKENLIAELEEKKKMIENEKLTMELTGDSMEVKPIMTRKLRRRPNDPVPIPDKRRKPAPAQLNYLLTDEQIMEDLRTLNKLKSPKRPASPSSPEHLPTTPTESPAQRYEARIEEGKLYYDKRWYHKSQAIYLESKENTKISCVISSVGTNEIWVRKTSDSTKMRIYLGQLQRGVYVIRRRSAA, from the exons ATGACCTCGACCCTGTTGTCGCCGGTGGTGGATTATTACAACGACGAGGAAGAGCTGGACAGCGTGGATGAAGACGATGATCGGAGTTACAGAGGGAGAGACTCCGAAGAAG ACACGGAGGATGCCAGTGAAACCGACCTGGCCAAGCAGGATGAAGATGATTATGTTGAAATTAAAGAGCA GATGTACCAGGACAAGCTGGCGTCTCTGAAAAGGCAGCTGGCACAACTGCAAGAAG GCACACTGCAGGAGTATCAGAAGCGAATGAAGAAACTGGACCAGCAGTACAAGGAGAGGCTGAGGAATGCAG ATCTTTTCTTGCAACTTGAG ACGGAGCAGGTAGAGAGGAACTACATCAAAGAAAAGAAAGCAGCGGTGAAAGAGTTTGAAGATAAGAAGATTGAACTGAAGGAGAACCTCATTGCAGAgctggaggagaagaagaagatgatCGAGAATGAGAAGCTAACGATGGAGCTGACGGGAG ATTCCATGGAGGTAAAACCAATTATGACCCGGAAGCTGAGAAGGAGACCAAATGATCCAGTTCCCATTCCAGATAAAAGGCGGAAGCCTGCACCCG CTCAGCTGAACTACTTGCTAACAGATGAACAGATCATGGAAGACCTGCGGACGCTGAACAAA TTAAAGTCACCTAAAAGGCCAG CGTCCCCCTCCTCGCCAGAGCATTTACCCACCACTCCGACAGAGTCCCCGGCACAGCGCTATGAAGCCCGGATCGAAGAAGGAAAGCTGTACTATGATAAAAGATG GTATCACAAGAGCCAAGCCATCTATCTGGAGTCCAAGGAGAACACAAAGATCAGCTGTGTGATCAGCTCAGTGGGGACAAATGAG ATTTGGGTGAGAAAGACGAGCGACAGCACTAAGATGCGGATTTATCTGGGGCAGCTACAGAGAGGAGTGTACGTGATCCGCCGGAGATCTGCGGCTTAG